The Seleniivibrio woodruffii region GAAAGTATAGTTTCAACGCTTTTGCTGTTTCTGAAGACACCGTCACACTGCAATCACACGACTTTAAAAGTTTGTCTGCAAGCCTTAAAGACCGTTTTGAGACCATTATGCTGTACAGAAAGCACAAATATTTATCAGGATACATTGGCAAGGCAATCAGGTGCACATTCTTAAAATATGATGATGGTGCATTTTGTTTTACCGAAGACGGCGGAGCGGGCAAAATACATGCAGTATGTTCAGACCGCAACATACCTCCGAAAGAAAGAAACAGATACTCATCTGGACAAAACCTATGGTTCATCGCATCAGGATTAATACAAATAAACGATCAGATTCTTTTCCGATTATCACGCACAGCCATGACTCTTGTTGATGAATTATTCAAGCTCAACGGCTCAAATGTGAAATGCATAAAGCGAATTCCGGGTGCCAAGAGTTACGTTCACGCAAAAAAGCACATTCCCAAGAAGCAGATTGTCTCCGTTGCCGGTGAACTCAATGAACGAATTATTGTGGAGTTCTGAATGCAGACAGTTGTCGGAACAGGACATAGAATAAAAGATAGAAGTAAAAAAGCAGCCCTGTCCATAAGCGATGCTGATCTCTCAGGGCACTCATGGGTTTTCGGAACAACAAGGGTGGGTAAAACCAGACTTATCGAGAATATTCTGGAACAGTCTATCAATAAGGGATACAGCACAGTCATCATTGACCCGAAAGGCGATGTTGAACTTTTCAGCAAAATAACACAGGTCGCACTGGAGGCTGGAAGAAAAGATGATTTAATGCTGATATCCCCAATATTTCCACAATACAGTCTCAAGATTAATCCCCTCGAATACTACTACATGCCTGAGGAGCTTGTCGGACACCTTGTATCCGGTATTGAGGTTGGTAAAGAACCTTTCTTTTACAATGTAGCATATGAAACCAGCCTGATGATTGTTCAGGCGTTTATGCTGATTACAAAGAAGACTTATGGGGAACGCTTCAATTTCAATGATGTCAAAGATGTTGTTTCCCATCATGACATCGAATCACTTCAAAAACAGATAGAATCAATAGGCGGCGATGATGCCACCGTTCAGCTTGCGGCAGATCTCAAAAAAATCGTTGATTCCGGAATAGACTATTACAACAAGGTATCATCATCACTCCGAGTAGCCCTTATGGAACTCACGCAGGGCAATATCGGTGAGATTATAGGCAAAGCCCGAGGGAATGCCGTTATCGAACGTCTGGAAGCCGGCAAAGGCGTTATCCTTGTTGCCCAGATAGGTTCGCTAATAACAAGAAAGGCCGCATTCACTGTAGGCAAGGTACTTCTCTCAATGCTCCAGTCATATGTCGGGCGTGTTTTCTCAAGCGGCAAAAAAGTACACCCAACACTTCAGATTCACATGGATGAAGCACAGAACGTCCTATACAAAGGCATTGATGATTTTTTCGCAAAAGCGGGCGGAGCAAGTGTTCAGCTTTTTGGATACAGCCAGAGCGTAAACCAGATTTATGCCGCTCTTAACGATATCTTTTATGGCAACACCATACTTGATAACACCAACAATAAAATGTTTTTCAAAGCTCCTGACTCAGAAACGGCTGAATACGTCTGCCGACATTTCGGCGTTGAAAAGCAGATGACTAGCATGATGAGCACATCGGGCGTTTTAAATATCAGAGAAACAGAAAACGATGTTCTCCAACCTCAGGATATTCTCGGATTATCCAGAAGAGAATTTTTCATGCTCAATTATGACGGCACATTTTTCGGCAAAACAAACAACGTCAGCGAGCTTTATGTTGATGTCGTGTATCCGGAGGCAACAGTATGAAGTGGAAAACCCATATAGCAATCGGTCTTTCATATGCCGCTGCATCCGGTAGATTTGAGATGCTTCCGGCAACGATGCTGGCAACCGGTGCAGTTCTTCCTGACATAATTGACAGGTCAATCTCATTTGGAATCGAATCCGTCTGGCAGAAGGTACACAGAAACATCAGCCACTGGTGGTTTATATACTTTGCACTAACCCTATCATGTATCTTCACAGGCATGCAGATGCCCTACTATCTTTTTATTGGCTGTATGCTGCATATATATGCAGACTCTCTCACCGTATCAGGTGTCCCATTTTTAAACCCTTTTGAAGCTGGTTATGGGCTAAGGAAAGCGAAAACCGGAAACTTATCTGAATATATTCTGGCTGGAATAATGGTGGGATTCATGTTTCTGATTGGATTCCTGCCAGTGCCAATATGGATGACTCTTACAGCAATTTTCATTCTCTCTGCCATATTTAACCACAAAGAACAAAACCCAATGCAACATGATAAAAAGCAAATCGCTTTATCTGAGCTGTCAAAACTATGGACAAAATACAATATAGACATTGCCCCCAATCAGAATGCCACAGCATTGGATAACCCACATTTCAGTAACAATCTGATAAATGAGTTTTATCAAGCCAACACCAAAGATATTCCGGAAACCCAGCTCAGCATAATCATTGAAATCCTGAACTACCTCGATGAACATGGAGATATATCCTCTGTATCAACCAATATAAAAGATATTTCGGCATACAATGAACCAGCACTCAGGCAAACTCTCTCAAAAGTCACATTGTTGCAGCACAGTATAAATACAGCCAATGAAATAATTTCTCGAAACAGAAAGCTCAACGCATTTTATAAAGGAGATATACTTATAGCGGCACTGGCACATGATATAGGAAAAATCTCAGCCGCAGACAAAATAAATATAGGAGAGCATCCTAAAGCATCCGTACTGTTTCTTAACAGCATTAACGGTTTTAAAGAACTTTCCCAAAAAACTGCAATAGAAGAGGCAATTCTTAACCACGACAGCACCGGCGGCGGCGAACTCGCCGAAAAGCTCAGAATTGCCAACACCGAAGCCAGAAAAAAAGAAGCCGCAACAAATAACCCTAATCAAGTCAAGAACACCATACTTGACGAAATAGACGCTGGCACTCTCATAGAAACACTAAGAGCCCGTATCAATGTCGCAAACGGCATTAAATTCGATGCTTTCAGCTTCGGAAGTGTTGTCTACTTTAAAACTGATGCATTCTGGAAAGCTGTTGCCAAAAGTATTCAAATATCGCCCGATACAAACTTTGAGGATGCTGAATACCGCAAGACTCATCTCCTCGAAGCCGTAAAAATACTCAATAAAACCGGATTCATAGATAACGACCTGCTTACTCCGGAAACATTTACCCAAATGTTTTCTATCACTTTTAAAGACGGCAGCACCCAAAAGATCTATGCAACTCCATTAAAACTTAAATCTTTCAACAACCCAGCAGAACTCGAAAACAACAAAACAGGAATACTTTCAGAAATTACTGCAGTTACACCTCTTTATCAGGAGAAAGGTAAATGAGATTGCTTCTTTTGCTGTTGATGCTTCCAATCAATCTTCTGGCGGCTCCGTATATCTGCGGCGACTCAGGTTTGATATATGATTCGCAAGGTTTCTGCAGCTCGGCATGTACAAACTGTACCGCTTTGATTTCTTCTGAAACATGCAGTTCAAATTATAAAAACTATGTCTATGATGAAACAAGAAATATCACCTATGCGGTTTCAGTCTCTTCCGGCAGATGGACATCATTTACATCCTCTGCAATTGTCAGAGACAGCTCTGCTAATGCAGTACTCAAAAGCATAACCAATTACAGTGGATTGGCGGCAGCGTGGATAGGACTGTATGACCCAGATAAATCCCAGAACCTCGGCTCATCTGACGATACAAGGTTTAAATGGCGTGACGGCAGCCTCTTAAATTATAGAAACTGGGCTTCTGGTCAGCCAGAT contains the following coding sequences:
- a CDS encoding metal-dependent hydrolase; its protein translation is MKWKTHIAIGLSYAAASGRFEMLPATMLATGAVLPDIIDRSISFGIESVWQKVHRNISHWWFIYFALTLSCIFTGMQMPYYLFIGCMLHIYADSLTVSGVPFLNPFEAGYGLRKAKTGNLSEYILAGIMVGFMFLIGFLPVPIWMTLTAIFILSAIFNHKEQNPMQHDKKQIALSELSKLWTKYNIDIAPNQNATALDNPHFSNNLINEFYQANTKDIPETQLSIIIEILNYLDEHGDISSVSTNIKDISAYNEPALRQTLSKVTLLQHSINTANEIISRNRKLNAFYKGDILIAALAHDIGKISAADKINIGEHPKASVLFLNSINGFKELSQKTAIEEAILNHDSTGGGELAEKLRIANTEARKKEAATNNPNQVKNTILDEIDAGTLIETLRARINVANGIKFDAFSFGSVVYFKTDAFWKAVAKSIQISPDTNFEDAEYRKTHLLEAVKILNKTGFIDNDLLTPETFTQMFSITFKDGSTQKIYATPLKLKSFNNPAELENNKTGILSEITAVTPLYQEKGK
- a CDS encoding type IV secretory system conjugative DNA transfer family protein produces the protein MQTVVGTGHRIKDRSKKAALSISDADLSGHSWVFGTTRVGKTRLIENILEQSINKGYSTVIIDPKGDVELFSKITQVALEAGRKDDLMLISPIFPQYSLKINPLEYYYMPEELVGHLVSGIEVGKEPFFYNVAYETSLMIVQAFMLITKKTYGERFNFNDVKDVVSHHDIESLQKQIESIGGDDATVQLAADLKKIVDSGIDYYNKVSSSLRVALMELTQGNIGEIIGKARGNAVIERLEAGKGVILVAQIGSLITRKAAFTVGKVLLSMLQSYVGRVFSSGKKVHPTLQIHMDEAQNVLYKGIDDFFAKAGGASVQLFGYSQSVNQIYAALNDIFYGNTILDNTNNKMFFKAPDSETAEYVCRHFGVEKQMTSMMSTSGVLNIRETENDVLQPQDILGLSRREFFMLNYDGTFFGKTNNVSELYVDVVYPEATV